One stretch of Rosistilla oblonga DNA includes these proteins:
- the bluB gene encoding 5,6-dimethylbenzimidazole synthase, with translation MKAPPASTGEEHHGGIDSNELKARQIDPRNVLDLSSNLLFVDHPQRVKNAIRTSQFSHYPDRDCGPLLDALAARHQIPTDRILAGNGCCELIHLVASTLLDSGDRAMVVGPTFSEYARASRIAGANAYEVRSHASEAFAVPTEALQNDLESQPPRLVWICNPNNPTGQRIDAVVIQHWVESFPQTTFVVDESYIDFSVSTQSLVGNEAANLIVLRSMTKSHALAGLRLGYLVASEPQIQALTARRIPWSVNELAQAAGVAALMSQPHYDAAMQRLQTEQARLIGELRQRGYDPLSSETGFFMLPVGNATAFRDRLLSSGVLVRDCTSFGLPEHVRIAIGDASATDRLLAAIDGRPLIATTPSDAVESGSAPTWGDDFRSQLYQLFRLRRDVRRFRTDPIAPQLMAQWIEAACMAPSVGLSQPWRFLSVDQPSLRERVSAEFELQNESAASGYEDAERQQYQKLKLAGLREAPEQLAIFVVPEPSQGRGLGRQTMPETVVYSVVAAIQNLWLAARCDGVGVGWVSILRPDRISKILAVPDHWQLIAYLCLGYPSDPAQEIPTLELAGWEERMQTNQLWTHS, from the coding sequence ATGAAAGCGCCCCCAGCATCGACTGGCGAAGAGCACCACGGTGGCATCGATTCGAACGAACTCAAAGCCCGCCAGATCGATCCGCGAAATGTGCTCGACCTCAGCAGCAACCTGTTGTTTGTCGACCATCCGCAACGCGTCAAGAATGCGATCCGGACATCCCAATTCTCGCACTACCCCGATCGCGATTGTGGTCCGTTGTTGGATGCGCTGGCAGCGCGACACCAGATCCCTACCGATCGCATCTTGGCGGGAAACGGTTGCTGCGAATTGATTCACTTGGTCGCCAGCACGCTGTTGGATTCCGGAGACCGCGCGATGGTGGTCGGCCCCACTTTTTCAGAATACGCGCGGGCGTCGCGGATCGCTGGTGCGAATGCCTATGAAGTGCGTTCGCACGCGTCCGAAGCGTTTGCAGTTCCCACCGAAGCGCTCCAGAACGATCTGGAAAGTCAGCCGCCGCGACTGGTCTGGATTTGCAATCCCAACAACCCGACGGGGCAACGGATCGACGCTGTGGTGATCCAACATTGGGTGGAGTCCTTTCCGCAAACGACCTTTGTTGTCGACGAATCGTATATCGATTTCTCCGTGTCGACGCAGAGTCTTGTCGGAAACGAAGCCGCAAACTTGATAGTCCTACGTTCGATGACCAAGTCGCACGCGTTGGCTGGGCTGCGATTGGGATACCTGGTCGCATCGGAGCCGCAGATCCAAGCGTTGACCGCGCGACGCATCCCTTGGTCGGTCAACGAACTTGCCCAAGCCGCCGGTGTCGCCGCGCTCATGTCGCAGCCCCATTACGATGCCGCGATGCAGCGTCTACAAACCGAACAAGCGCGTTTGATCGGCGAACTTCGGCAACGCGGCTACGATCCACTTTCCAGCGAGACCGGTTTCTTCATGCTGCCGGTAGGAAATGCCACGGCGTTTCGCGATCGATTGTTATCAAGCGGTGTCCTGGTGCGAGATTGCACTTCGTTTGGACTTCCCGAGCATGTCCGGATCGCGATCGGTGACGCTTCGGCAACCGACCGTTTGCTCGCCGCGATCGACGGCCGCCCGCTGATTGCCACGACGCCAAGCGATGCGGTTGAGTCCGGCAGTGCGCCGACTTGGGGAGACGATTTTCGTTCCCAGCTGTACCAACTGTTTCGCCTGCGACGCGATGTGCGACGCTTCCGTACCGACCCCATCGCCCCACAGCTGATGGCTCAATGGATCGAAGCCGCCTGCATGGCACCTTCGGTTGGGCTGTCGCAACCGTGGCGATTCCTGTCGGTCGATCAACCATCGCTTCGCGAGCGGGTTTCGGCGGAGTTTGAATTGCAGAACGAATCGGCAGCAAGCGGATACGAGGATGCCGAACGCCAGCAGTATCAAAAACTGAAGCTCGCCGGACTTCGCGAAGCCCCCGAACAGCTCGCTATTTTTGTTGTCCCCGAACCGTCGCAAGGGCGTGGGCTGGGGCGGCAAACGATGCCCGAAACGGTTGTCTATTCCGTCGTCGCCGCCATCCAGAACCTCTGGCTGGCAGCCCGCTGTGACGGCGTAGGTGTCGGCTGGGTTTCCATCCTTCGACCGGATCGCATCAGCAAGATCCTGGCGGTCCCCGATCACTGGCAATTGATCGCCTATTTGTGCTTAGGGTACCCGAGCGATCCCGCCCAAGAGATTCCCACGCTTGAGCTGGCCGGCTGGGAAGAACGCATGCAGACAAACCAATTGTGGACTCATTCATGA
- a CDS encoding MotA/TolQ/ExbB proton channel family protein: MTSIENLLFDMAQLFWWPVLLLVLFTFAYALFKLGGFLIEAFLRLRLPQRHWVVPTNATGSLESMELLVLRELEGLRLCSRIAPMLGLVATMIPLGPALAAVSSGQSQITANSMGGAFAAVIIALVAASITFAIYTIRRRWLMQELTHWMESQTSEPEST; encoded by the coding sequence ATGACATCGATCGAAAATTTGTTGTTCGACATGGCACAACTGTTCTGGTGGCCGGTGCTGCTGCTGGTGCTGTTCACGTTTGCCTACGCGCTGTTCAAACTCGGCGGCTTCCTGATCGAAGCGTTCCTGCGACTGCGGCTGCCGCAGCGGCATTGGGTCGTTCCGACCAATGCAACCGGTTCGCTCGAATCGATGGAACTGCTTGTGCTTCGCGAGCTGGAAGGGTTGCGACTGTGCAGCCGGATCGCACCGATGCTGGGACTTGTCGCGACGATGATCCCTCTTGGGCCTGCGCTTGCCGCCGTGTCGTCGGGGCAGTCGCAAATCACCGCCAACAGCATGGGGGGCGCGTTTGCAGCAGTGATCATCGCGTTGGTCGCGGCGTCGATCACGTTTGCGATCTATACCATCCGGCGGCGATGGTTAATGCAGGAATTGACGCATTGGATGGAATCCCAAACCAGCGAACCGGAGTCGACATGA
- a CDS encoding DUF2149 domain-containing protein: protein MNRRRIQILSSDDSDPMLSSINLVDVFLVALAILMIALMNHPLADLASGDFTLIRDEGKPTMEIIVKQGKQLSRFQSTGLSSEGNGTEAGTAYRMKDGSMVYVPKSSPSDNEHPSQP from the coding sequence ATGAACCGACGCCGTATCCAAATCCTCAGCAGTGACGACAGCGATCCGATGCTCTCATCGATCAATTTGGTCGATGTCTTCTTGGTCGCGTTGGCGATCCTGATGATCGCGTTGATGAATCACCCGTTGGCCGATTTGGCAAGCGGCGATTTCACGCTGATTCGCGATGAGGGGAAGCCGACGATGGAGATCATCGTCAAGCAAGGGAAACAACTGTCACGCTTTCAGTCGACGGGGCTGTCTTCCGAAGGGAACGGCACCGAAGCCGGCACCGCCTATCGCATGAAGGACGGGTCGATGGTCTACGTCCCCAAATCGAGCCCTTCGGACAACGAACATCCATCCCAACCATGA
- the cobN gene encoding cobaltochelatase subunit CobN: MSTGSILAIALASGLCMACNRQAFADEEDKSVLVLHSYLISPARIATLQSATKEAPVDLRFLAADSADAETMRSEIEQADLVLLDVAHESVLTPIVSKSAEEIQKSDLPYILVPGLDRVRRGQLIQAASIASQHKVSEAAAERIRQYFRYGGQANTSHLMAALATDLSNTPAADLPAAVAFPEQGFYHPDWTEIETSRDVIQTKLSDSAKPVVAIAINPATLSSGDTHWLDAILAALKQRDINGYAFYGPRQNSRLFTEMTCREEEGKAVAFADLIINAALIFRPAERKVELERIGVPVLQTLPSLERDADQWDASDDGLAMANVSYYYASSELAGMIAPVLISARNADTGLLEPIDQQIEALADRAAEICRLQQSQRAERRIAMMVYNYPQGENNFGASFLNVPKSLVNAIAAMEQAGYATETIDEASLTSAVQSSLRALYDPAALVAQQAAGKAGFLSLEQYQSWFDQLPAATRERIENHWGDPRSAAVRTDAGETGFVIPGVQLGNIHVIPQPLRHEVTAATETELRKQRINHNSAVPLSHKYLATYLYLRETLDADAVVHFGTHGTLEWAPGKQRALSVDDDPLLALGSLPNIYPYIMDNLGEATTAKRRSQAVMISHMTPMFSPAGFRPGLHAMHDLMHDWETIADGPVRKQMEKQLVDRFAEHNLDRDLGWSTDRIAGNFEEFMEVLHPYLDDIAQTAQPQGLAVLGEVPNQQRRFGMVMQMLRKRLIEALGEDIDEVFLLDADKVGNSRPARWLRLALEDPQAASQLDLRKIDNLDSSKHTSVPNRAAGKSLDAAVLLELALEAQRLDALLATNNEIPALLAALDGRHVPSSYGGDPVRNPDSLPTGKNLYGFDPSRVPTRQAWEIGVGVLDDWIASYRLRHDNAFPQKIAFTMWAGETMRHHGVMESQIFHALGVRPRWDDTGRMQGIELIEDSDLGRPRIDVLMSVTGSYRDQFPHLIKWIDEAVVMVANLESTNSDSDDAEAGANFVADHARSLREQLIADGATDEQAERQSTARVFSNESGNYGTGLNDAAYASDLWEHQQANGGDAEMASLFVNRMGYAYGEGLDGVAASELFVKQVAGVDAAFLSRSSHTYGVLTSDDPFAYLGGFALAARAAGGDKSPELYVQNLRDESEVILDSAASAIAKEMQSRYLHPQWIKAQQAEGYSGTLQVLKATQFLWGWQVTSPESVREDQWQSMLDTYVNDQYELGTRQWLQEHNQHALAQVLERMVDAVRLNYWQPDQETQQTLFAAYHQATRSSELIESNRLVAEFVSQQLSPSELAADAAVPPPQATTTPQPTQDVTPQTSETEAPEPTKFVQGQELRPTDAADDSPQVTNWNAAMMLGLSLLLVIIGAFLQHRRLVK; this comes from the coding sequence TTGTCCACCGGTTCGATCCTCGCGATCGCCCTGGCGTCGGGCCTTTGCATGGCCTGCAACCGGCAAGCGTTCGCCGACGAAGAGGACAAGTCGGTGCTGGTCCTGCATTCCTATTTGATCTCGCCGGCGCGGATCGCAACGCTGCAATCGGCGACGAAAGAGGCACCGGTCGATTTGCGTTTTTTGGCAGCCGACTCAGCTGACGCCGAAACGATGCGATCGGAGATCGAACAGGCCGACTTGGTCCTGTTGGATGTTGCTCATGAGAGTGTGCTGACGCCGATCGTTTCCAAATCGGCGGAGGAGATCCAGAAGTCCGATCTCCCCTATATCCTGGTGCCGGGACTCGATCGCGTGCGTCGGGGGCAGCTGATACAGGCGGCCTCTATAGCAAGCCAACACAAGGTTTCCGAAGCGGCCGCGGAGCGGATTCGCCAATACTTCCGATACGGCGGCCAAGCCAACACGTCGCATCTGATGGCAGCGTTGGCGACCGATCTCAGCAACACACCCGCAGCCGATCTGCCAGCCGCCGTAGCGTTTCCAGAACAGGGGTTTTATCACCCCGACTGGACCGAGATCGAAACAAGTCGAGACGTCATCCAGACGAAGCTCTCCGACTCAGCCAAACCGGTTGTCGCGATCGCGATCAACCCAGCCACCCTCTCCTCGGGCGATACCCATTGGTTGGATGCGATCCTCGCGGCGCTGAAACAGCGCGACATCAATGGCTATGCGTTCTACGGGCCGCGACAGAACAGCCGGCTATTTACCGAGATGACTTGCCGCGAAGAGGAGGGGAAAGCTGTCGCTTTCGCCGACCTGATCATCAATGCGGCGTTGATCTTTCGCCCCGCCGAACGCAAGGTCGAACTGGAGCGGATCGGCGTGCCGGTGCTGCAGACATTGCCTTCGCTTGAGCGCGACGCAGATCAATGGGATGCCAGCGACGATGGCCTCGCGATGGCGAACGTTTCCTACTATTACGCATCGAGCGAATTGGCGGGGATGATCGCCCCGGTCTTGATATCGGCTCGCAACGCCGACACAGGATTACTCGAACCGATCGATCAACAGATCGAAGCGTTGGCCGATCGGGCAGCCGAGATTTGCCGACTGCAACAAAGTCAGCGGGCCGAGCGACGGATCGCGATGATGGTTTACAACTATCCTCAAGGCGAAAACAACTTCGGCGCTTCGTTCCTGAATGTTCCCAAGAGTCTTGTGAACGCGATTGCTGCGATGGAGCAGGCGGGATACGCAACCGAGACGATCGATGAAGCAAGCCTGACATCGGCGGTCCAATCGTCGCTGCGAGCACTTTACGATCCTGCCGCCTTGGTCGCGCAGCAAGCAGCCGGAAAAGCTGGCTTTCTGTCGTTGGAGCAATATCAATCGTGGTTCGACCAACTGCCGGCGGCGACTCGAGAGCGCATCGAGAACCACTGGGGCGATCCACGCTCAGCGGCCGTCCGCACCGACGCGGGCGAGACCGGTTTTGTAATTCCCGGCGTTCAACTGGGTAACATCCACGTGATCCCACAACCGCTCCGCCATGAGGTGACTGCGGCGACGGAGACCGAACTGCGGAAGCAGCGGATCAATCACAATTCGGCGGTCCCGCTTAGCCACAAGTACCTGGCGACTTATCTGTATTTGCGAGAGACGTTGGATGCCGATGCAGTCGTCCATTTTGGCACGCACGGAACGCTCGAATGGGCTCCCGGCAAACAACGAGCCCTTTCGGTCGACGACGATCCGCTGCTTGCACTCGGTTCGCTGCCGAACATCTACCCCTACATCATGGACAACCTGGGTGAAGCCACAACGGCCAAGCGACGTTCCCAAGCGGTGATGATCAGCCACATGACGCCGATGTTCTCGCCCGCCGGATTTCGGCCGGGGCTGCACGCGATGCACGACCTGATGCACGACTGGGAAACGATCGCCGACGGGCCGGTTCGAAAGCAGATGGAGAAACAACTTGTCGATCGTTTCGCCGAACACAATCTCGATCGCGACCTCGGTTGGTCGACCGATCGGATCGCTGGCAACTTCGAAGAATTCATGGAGGTCCTGCACCCTTATTTGGATGACATCGCTCAAACCGCACAACCGCAGGGATTGGCGGTGCTGGGGGAGGTGCCCAATCAACAGCGACGCTTTGGGATGGTCATGCAAATGCTTAGGAAGCGGTTGATCGAGGCGTTGGGAGAAGACATCGACGAAGTCTTCCTCCTGGATGCCGACAAGGTCGGTAATTCACGCCCGGCGCGTTGGCTGCGATTGGCGTTGGAAGATCCGCAAGCCGCTTCGCAACTGGATCTCCGCAAGATCGACAACCTCGATTCCAGCAAGCACACCTCGGTCCCCAACCGCGCTGCGGGAAAGTCGTTGGACGCAGCCGTGCTTCTCGAACTTGCGCTCGAAGCGCAGCGACTCGATGCCTTGTTGGCAACCAACAATGAAATCCCAGCTCTGCTTGCCGCACTCGATGGCCGACACGTCCCTTCCAGCTACGGCGGCGATCCGGTACGCAATCCCGACAGCCTGCCGACGGGAAAAAATCTGTACGGCTTCGATCCCTCGCGAGTCCCCACGCGGCAAGCTTGGGAGATCGGCGTCGGCGTCTTGGACGACTGGATCGCAAGCTATCGTCTGCGGCACGACAACGCTTTTCCACAGAAGATTGCATTTACGATGTGGGCAGGTGAAACGATGCGGCACCACGGCGTGATGGAATCGCAGATCTTTCACGCTCTGGGAGTCCGTCCGCGATGGGACGATACCGGCCGCATGCAGGGCATCGAACTGATTGAAGATTCGGATCTCGGACGTCCTCGAATCGATGTGCTGATGTCGGTCACCGGATCGTACCGCGACCAGTTTCCCCATTTGATAAAGTGGATCGACGAAGCTGTCGTGATGGTGGCAAATCTCGAGTCAACAAACTCCGATTCCGACGATGCCGAAGCAGGGGCGAACTTCGTTGCCGATCATGCCCGTTCGCTGCGAGAGCAATTGATCGCCGACGGGGCAACCGACGAACAAGCCGAGCGTCAATCGACCGCCCGCGTCTTCTCCAACGAATCGGGAAACTACGGCACCGGATTAAACGACGCCGCTTATGCCAGCGACCTCTGGGAACATCAACAAGCCAACGGCGGCGACGCGGAGATGGCAAGCCTGTTCGTTAACCGCATGGGATACGCCTACGGCGAAGGACTCGATGGCGTCGCGGCATCGGAACTGTTTGTCAAACAGGTCGCCGGCGTCGATGCAGCTTTTCTGTCGCGATCCTCGCACACCTACGGCGTCCTCACCAGCGACGATCCATTTGCCTATCTCGGTGGCTTCGCCCTTGCCGCTCGCGCTGCCGGTGGCGACAAGTCGCCTGAACTGTATGTGCAAAATTTGCGTGACGAATCCGAAGTCATCCTCGATTCCGCCGCCAGCGCGATCGCTAAAGAGATGCAATCGCGGTACCTGCACCCGCAATGGATCAAGGCGCAACAGGCCGAAGGATACAGCGGCACTCTGCAGGTTTTAAAGGCGACACAGTTTCTGTGGGGATGGCAAGTCACATCGCCCGAATCGGTCCGGGAAGATCAGTGGCAGTCGATGCTGGATACCTATGTGAACGATCAATATGAATTGGGAACGCGGCAGTGGCTTCAAGAACACAACCAACACGCTTTGGCACAGGTGCTGGAACGGATGGTGGATGCCGTTCGGTTGAACTATTGGCAACCCGACCAGGAGACTCAGCAGACTCTCTTTGCCGCCTACCACCAAGCGACACGTTCCAGTGAATTGATCGAAAGCAATCGTCTGGTTGCCGAGTTCGTTTCCCAGCAGCTATCGCCATCGGAACTCGCCGCGGATGCTGCGGTTCCTCCACCGCAAGCCACAACAACACCGCAACCGACACAAGATGTCACACCACAAACATCCGAAACCGAAGCACCTGAACCAACAAAGTTTGTCCAGGGACAGGAACTGCGGCCGACCGACGCGGCCGATGATTCGCCACAAGTCACCAACTGGAACGCCGCGATGATGCTCGGCCTCTCCTTGTTGCTTGTGATCATCGGTGCCTTTCTGCAGCATCGCCGGCTTGTGAAATAG